Proteins co-encoded in one Sulfuricaulis limicola genomic window:
- a CDS encoding DUF423 domain-containing protein — translation MLGAFGAHGLKAKLTADMLAVYQTAVHYHLFHALGLLAVGLVASQIADSVWLKWSGWLMLAGIILFSGSLYVLSVSGWRWLGMVTPFGGLAFIAAWIVFVIAIAKSS, via the coding sequence ATGCTCGGTGCGTTCGGGGCGCATGGGTTGAAGGCGAAACTTACGGCGGACATGCTGGCGGTGTACCAGACCGCGGTGCATTACCACCTGTTTCACGCGCTCGGGTTATTGGCCGTCGGGCTGGTGGCGTCGCAGATCGCGGATTCGGTCTGGCTCAAGTGGTCCGGGTGGCTGATGCTGGCCGGCATTATTCTTTTTTCCGGCAGTCTGTACGTGCTGAGCGTGAGCGGGTGGCGCTGGCTGGGGATGGTCACGCCCTTCGGTGGTTTGGCGTTTATAGCCGCATGGATTGTGTTTGTAATCGCGATCGCGAAGTCGTCCTGA